In the genome of Actinomycetes bacterium, the window ACCCCGTTCCTCCTCGACCACTTCCACCGTGAGACGCACGGTGCCAGCCTGGAGGCCAACGTCAAGATCGTGCTCCGCAACGCCGAGCTCGCGGCGCAGGTGGCCGCGGCCGACGCCGCGGTCCAGGAGCCCGCCTTCGCGTGAGCCGGGCCACCTACGTCGTCCTCGGCGACGTCATGACCGACGTCGTGTGCCTGCTGCGGGGTCCGGTCGTCGTCGGCTCGGACTCCCCCGCCGCGATCCGGGTGCAGGGCGGTGGCTCGGCCGCGAACACCGCGGCCTGGCTGGCCGCCACCGGCCATCGAGCGGTCCTCGTCTGCCGGGTCGGTGACGACCCGGCTGGCGAGGTGTCGGTGGCCACGCTGCGGCGCTCCGGCGTCGAGGTGGCGGCCACGGTCGACCCCGAGCGGGCGACCGGGACCTGCGTCGTGCTCGTCGGGCCCGACGGGGAGCGCAGCATGGTCCCCGACACCGGCGCCAACGCGGTATGGGCGCTGGGCGACCTCCCCGACGAGGGCTGGGGTTCGGCCACCCACCTGCACGTCAGCGGCTACGCGCTGGTCAACCCCGGGGCCAGGGACGCCGCCCTGGAGGCCATCCGGCGGACCCGGGCCGGCGGCGGCACCGTCTCGGTCGACGTGGCGTCGGCCGAGCCCTTGCGGG includes:
- a CDS encoding sugar kinase, which encodes MSRATYVVLGDVMTDVVCLLRGPVVVGSDSPAAIRVQGGGSAANTAAWLAATGHRAVLVCRVGDDPAGEVSVATLRRSGVEVAATVDPERATGTCVVLVGPDGERSMVPDTGANAVWALGDLPDEGWGSATHLHVSGYALVNPGARDAALEAIRRTRAGGGTVSVDVASAEPLRENGPARFLGGVAGVDVLLANEAEAAVLTGRADPEEAGRSLAAYAGVAVVKLGAHGALLARRTGAIVRRPGRPVEVIDTTGAGDAFAAGFLPAWRDGLGDEASLSAGNALGADAVARPGARPSR